The genomic window tcgttacctgtataaaagacacctgggagccagaaatctttctgattgagagggggtcaaatacttattttcctcattaaaatgcaaatcaatttataacatttttgacatgctttttttctggattttgttgttgttattctgtctctcactgttcaaataaacctgccattaaaattatagactgatcatttctttgtcagtgggcaaacgtacaaaatcagcaggggatcactgTATgatatatgttttatttgattttgactctctccctccactccctacCAACCTGTCCCTGTGATGGCAATGGACATAGGTGCCCCCATAGACACTGAAACTGCCAAGGTAGGTAACTCACATGATCAATGAAATCAGGAACCATACAATTTGTCGTTCAATACAGTCATGTGTGGTATCGTTCAGCAAAAAAATCCCAGTTGCATTTTATATATAACACGCTCTCTCTTGATTGTGTATGATCTCTATCTCCCTTccaatcagaatcacctttatttgcCAAGTACATTTACAGGTACCAGGAATTTGACCTGATGAAATGCTGACAACAATAAACATAATATGCAATCAGTGCCCTTATTAATGATGTACCTTGTGGCTCTTCCTCAGGAGGACGATGACTATGATGTGATTCAGGACCCAGAGTTCCTCCAGAGCGTTCTGGAGAACTTGCCAGGCGTCGACCCTAACAACGAGGCCATCCGAAACGCCATGGGCTCCCTGGCCTCCCAGACAGGCCCACCCAAGCCTGACAGCAAGAAGGACGAGGAGAAGAAGAAATGAGGCATGGGGACAGACAGATTGACGATACACATGGGttgcgtccgaaatggcacccttttccctaaatggtgcactacttttgacagggctctggtctaaagtagtgcgctatatagggaatagggtgccatttcagatgaaACCATGGACAACCAGACAAAGACATGACACATATAGGGTAGTTGACACTGACAGACTAACGCAAGATTACATACAGGACTGACGCTAATGCATGACATGACTTACTGATGAAGGACTGTCGACAACATCCACAAGAAACCCACAAGCAAACCAAACGGGGATGCCACCAGTCTTTACTGTCATGAAATTGGATATGATCTTT from Coregonus clupeaformis isolate EN_2021a chromosome 17, ASM2061545v1, whole genome shotgun sequence includes these protein-coding regions:
- the LOC121586290 gene encoding 26S proteasome non-ATPase regulatory subunit 4-like, with the protein product MKEQRPRQEGEEEARRVAVASAADVTTADESEEALLKVSVSHPETGAAAVLPDCSNMTEEEQISLAREGAPIDTETAKEDDDYDVIQDPEFLQSVLENLPGVDPNNEAIRNAMGSLASQTGPPKPDSKKDEEKKK